In a genomic window of Helianthus annuus cultivar XRQ/B chromosome 10, HanXRQr2.0-SUNRISE, whole genome shotgun sequence:
- the LOC110885039 gene encoding pentatricopeptide repeat-containing protein At2g13600, whose protein sequence is MAKYVLDKQHMVNFLHLINSSHLATLLELCLKSKSSFKQTQCIHAQIIKSRFCSETFILNRLVDVYGKSGSVDDAHKVFDEIPERNIFSWNAVLSTLTNAGRLDEANRVFGSMPVTDQCSWNSIVSGFAQHDRFSDSIEFFVRMHAQDFVLNQYSYGSALSSCAGLRNMRMGTQIHASVLKSPYEGDVYMGSALIDMYSKCGNVGCAQKVFNGMNQRNTVSWNSLISCYEQNGPADEALDVFRRMMNNGIDPDEVTLASVISACASLSELNFGREIHNRVIKFNKLRDDIVICNALVDMYAKCSKITEARWIFDTMPIKNIITQTSIISGYAKSANVETARSFFVNMPDRNIVSWNALIAGYTQNGDHETALGLFRKLKQENVFPTHYTFGNLLNACANLADLRLGQQAHTHVVKHGFRFESGPESDIFVGNSLIDMYVKCGSIEEGKRVFKNMACKDWVSWNAIIVGFAQNGYGVETIELFKEMLAAGEKPDHVTMIGLLSACSHAGLVNEGRYYFNSMSKEFGIQPTSDHYACIVDLLGRAGCLDEAKDLIDNMPMQPDAVVWASLLGGCKVHGNIELGKYVAEKLIEIDGNNSGPYVLLSNMYAEMGNWGEVKRVRKLMKQKGVVKQPGCSWIEVEGKVHVFMVKDRRQAKKKEIYLVLRTLSKVMKLFGCSRNAHELEGNEEGSLDLESLDSPITLEAS, encoded by the coding sequence ATGGCTAAATACGTATTGGATAAGCAACACATGGTCAACTTCCTCCATCTTATTAACTCTTCACATCTCGCAACCCTCTTGGAACTATGCCTTAAATCAAAATCATCATTCAAACAAACCCAATGCATACACGCCCAGATCATCAAGTCCAGATTTTGCTCCGAAACATTCATCCTAAATAGGCTGGTTGACGTTTATGGAAAATCTGGTTCGGTTGATGATGCACacaaggtgttcgatgaaattcCTGAGAGAAACATATTCTCTTGGAATGCTGTGTTATCCACTTTAACGAATGCGGGTCGTTTAGATGAAGCAAACCGGGTATTTGGGTCCATGCCGGTGACTGACCAGTGCTCGTGGAACTCTATAGTGTCGGGTTTTGCTCAACATGATCGGTTCTCTGACTCGATTGAGTTTTTCGTACGTATGCATGCTCAAGATTTTGTGCTTAACCAGTATTCTTATGGTAGTGCTCTTAGTTCGTGTGCAGGTTTGAGGAATATGAGAATGGGTACTCAGATTCATGCTTCGGTTTTGAAGTCTCCTTATGAAGGAGATGTTTATATGGGTAGTGCTCTTATAGACATGTATTCGAAATGTGGGAACGTGGGTTGTGCTCAAAAGGTTTTCAATGGGATGAATCAACGAAACACGGTTTCTTGGAATAGTTTGATCTCGTGTTATGAACAAAATGGTCCGGCTGATGAAGCTCTTGATGTTTTCAGGAGAATGATGAACAATGGGATTGATCCGGATGAGGTCACTCTAGCGAGTGTGATTAGTGCGTGTGCGAGCTTGTCAGAACTGAATTTCGGACGGGAAATTCACAATCGAGTTATAAAGTTTAACAAGCTAAGGGATGATATTGTTATATGCAACGCGTTGGTTGATATGTACGCTAAATGCAGTAAAATCACAGAAGCAAGATGGATTTTTGATACAATGCCAATCAAAAACATCATAACACAAACATCCATTATTAGCGGTTACGCTAAGTCAGCAAACGTTGAAACCGCACGTTCTTTTTTTGTCAACATGCCAGATAGAAATATAGTATCATGGAACGCGTTGATCGCTGGGTACACACAAAACGGAGACCACGAAACCGCATTAGGACTCTTTCGCAAACTAAAACAAGAAAACGTCTTTCCAACGCATTACACTTTCGGGAATCTTCTTAACGCATGTGCAAACCTTGCTGATTTGAGATTAGGCCAGCAAGCTCACACCCATGTCGTAAAACACGGGTTTAGATTCGAATCCGGACCCGAAAGTGATATCTTCGTAGGAAATTCTCTTATAGATATGTATGTCAAATGTGGATCTATAGAAGAGGGGAAACGAGTTTTTAAAAACATGGCTTGTAAAGATTGGGTGTCGTGGAACGCAATCATTGTAGGGTTTGCTCAAAACGGTTACGGGGTAGAAACGATTGAGTTGTTTAAAGAAATGTTGGCGGCCGGTGAGAAACCGGATCATGTTACAATGATCGGATTACTGTCTGCTTGTAGTCACGCTGGTTTAGTTAACGAGGGCCGTTATTATTTCAACTCAATGAGTAAAGAATTTGGAATACAACCAACGAGTGACCATTACGCTTGTATAGTTGATCTACTTGGTCGAGCCGGTTGTCTTGACGAAGCGAAAGACCTGATTGATAATATGCCGATGCAACCCGATGCTGTCGTATGGGCGTCTTTGCTTGGTGGTTGTAAAGTTCATGGTAACATTGAGTTAGGAAAATATGTGGCGGAAAAGTTGATAGAGATAGATGGTAATAACTCCGGTCCGTATGTTTTGCTTTCGAATATGTATGCTGAAATGGGAAATTGGGGGGAGGTTAAACGGGTTAGAAAGCTTATGAAGCAAAAAGGTGTCGTTAAACAACCGGGCTGTAGTTGGATTGAAGTCGAGGGTAAAGTTCATGTTTTTATGGTGAAAGATAGACGGCAAGCTAAAAAGAAAGAAATTTATCTGGTGTTGAGAACACTTAGTAAAGTAATGAAGCTGTTTGGTTGTAGTCGTAATGCTCATGAGTTGGAGGGAAATGAAGAAGGGAGTTTAGATTTGGAATCACTGGACTCACCAATTACTCTGGAAGCCTCATAG